A stretch of Elephas maximus indicus isolate mEleMax1 chromosome 27, mEleMax1 primary haplotype, whole genome shotgun sequence DNA encodes these proteins:
- the UBA5 gene encoding ubiquitin-like modifier-activating enzyme 5 isoform X2, with protein MNRLFFQPHQAGLSKVQAAEHTLRNINPDVLFEVHNYNITTVENFQHFMDRISNGGLQEGKPVDLVLSCVDNFEARMTINTACNELGQTWMESGVSENAVSGHIQLIIPGESACFACAPPLVVAANIDEKTLKREGVCAASLPTTMGVVAGILVQNVLKFLLNFGTVSFYLGYNAMQDFFPTMSMKPNPQCDDRNCRKQQEEYKKKVAALPKEEVVQEEEEIIHEDNEWGIELVSEVSEEELKNSSGPVPDLPEGITVAYTIPKKQEDSVPDVTVEDSGESLEDLMAKMKNM; from the exons GAACATTAATCCTGATGTTCTTTTTGAAGTACACAACTATAATATTACCACAGTGGAAAACTTTCAACATTTCATGGATAGAATAag TAATGGTGGGTTACAAGAGGGAAAACCTGTTGACCTAGTTCTTAGCTGTGTGGACAATTTTGAAGCTCGAATGACAATAAATACA GCTTGTAATGAACTTGGACAAACATGGATGGAATCCGGAGTCAGTGAAAATGCAGTTTCAGGGCACATACAGCTCATAATTCCTGGAGAGTCTGCGTGTTTTGCG TGTGCTCCACCACTTGTAGTTGCTGCAAATATTGATGAGAAGACTCTGAAACGAGAAGGTGTTTGTGCAGCTAGTCTTCCTACCACTATGGGAGTAGTTGCTGGAATCTTGGTACAAAACGTGTTAAA GTTTCTGTTAAATTTTGGTACGGTCAGTTTTTACCTTGGATACAATGCAATGCAGGATTTTTTTCCTACTATGTCCATGAAGCCAAATCCTCAGTGTGATGACAGAAATTGcaggaagcagcaggaagaaTATAAG AAAAAAGTAGCAGCACTGCCAAAAGAGGAGGTTGTCCAAGAAGAGGAAGAGATAATACATGAAGATAACGAGTGGG GTATTGAGTTGGTATCtgaggtttcagaagaggaactGAAAAATTCTTCAGGCCCAGTTCCTGACCTACCTGAAGGAATTACAGTGGCGTATACGATCCCAAAAAAG CAAGAAGATTCTGTACCTGATGTAACAGTAGAAGATTCTGGTGAAAGCTTGGAAGACCTCATGGCCAAGATGAAGAATATGTAG